One genomic window of Micrococcus flavus includes the following:
- a CDS encoding alpha/beta hydrolase family protein, with protein MREGVRGTAAVASPAARLVPTALSVAVSGAFVVAGASSALAGVFARAVVTPVRGHAEDTAVLAVVDGPDGLEVILPADRHTTVPGTYSLTFGQGEHVARIGAIRSHDPRDGTVQRVVEEVYSGDLRAATRGRLTGYVYPTPAAAGLDAAEVEVPVPGGVAPAWRIDPRPSAAPRAAEGLWAVMVHGRGARRTEGLRAVPTAQRLGMTSLLISYRNDGDAPDAEDARYGLGTTEWEDVAAAVQYALDHGAQDVVLFGWSMGGAIVLQFADRSDLAARVRGIVLTGPVVDWMDVLRHQARMNRIPEAVGLLGQWLLSNRAGRFVTGLAAPVDLQALDWVTRADHVRVPTLILHSEDDEYVPVGPSMALAERNPDLVRFVRFTQAGHTREQNVDPVKWDRTVRGFLRAVLAAPRPGAPRQ; from the coding sequence ATGCGGGAGGGGGTGCGGGGCACGGCCGCCGTCGCCAGCCCCGCCGCCCGCCTGGTCCCCACCGCGCTCTCCGTCGCCGTGTCCGGCGCGTTCGTGGTGGCCGGGGCCAGCTCCGCGCTCGCGGGCGTCTTCGCCCGCGCCGTGGTGACTCCGGTGCGGGGCCACGCCGAGGACACCGCGGTGCTCGCCGTCGTCGACGGCCCGGACGGGCTCGAGGTGATCCTGCCGGCGGACCGGCACACCACCGTGCCCGGCACGTACTCGCTGACGTTCGGGCAGGGCGAGCACGTGGCGCGGATCGGCGCGATCCGCTCCCATGACCCCCGGGACGGGACGGTGCAGCGCGTGGTGGAGGAGGTCTACTCGGGGGACCTGCGCGCCGCCACGCGCGGGAGGCTCACCGGGTACGTGTACCCGACGCCGGCCGCCGCGGGACTCGACGCGGCGGAGGTCGAGGTGCCCGTGCCCGGCGGCGTGGCCCCGGCGTGGCGGATTGACCCGAGGCCGTCCGCGGCGCCGCGTGCCGCCGAGGGTCTGTGGGCCGTCATGGTGCACGGCCGCGGCGCCCGCCGCACCGAGGGCCTCCGCGCCGTGCCCACGGCGCAGCGCCTCGGGATGACGTCCCTCCTGATCTCCTACCGCAACGACGGCGACGCCCCCGACGCCGAGGACGCCCGCTACGGGCTGGGCACCACCGAGTGGGAGGACGTGGCGGCCGCGGTGCAGTACGCGCTGGACCACGGGGCGCAGGACGTGGTCCTGTTCGGCTGGTCCATGGGAGGGGCGATCGTCCTGCAGTTCGCCGACCGCTCGGACCTGGCCGCCCGCGTGCGGGGGATCGTGCTCACCGGACCGGTGGTCGACTGGATGGACGTCCTGCGTCACCAGGCCCGCATGAACCGGATCCCCGAGGCCGTGGGGCTGCTGGGACAGTGGCTGCTGTCCAACCGCGCCGGCCGGTTCGTGACGGGCTTGGCCGCCCCCGTGGACCTGCAGGCGCTGGACTGGGTCACGCGCGCCGACCACGTCCGCGTGCCGACGCTGATCCTGCACTCCGAGGACGACGAGTACGTCCCGGTCGGCCCGTCCATGGCCCTGGCCGAGCGCAACCCCGACCTGGTGCGGTTCGTCCGGTTCACCCAGGCGGGCCACACCCGCGAGCAGAACGTGGACCCCGTGAAGTGGGACCGCACCGTGCGCGGCTTCCTGCGCGCCGTGCTGGCCGCGCCGCGGCCGGGGGCGCCGCGGCAGTGA
- a CDS encoding M3 family metallopeptidase, which yields MTPVTVTLPEDHPLLSPSPLPLGLPDFAAVSDAELAAGLRHGMAEHRAEVEALLSSAEDPTFENTVRALELSGQLLRRVAPMFFTLVGSDGTDARQALAEELSPELAAHEDAILLDPRLAERVAAVDGAALTGEDARLLEHLRVRLELAGAHLAPAERDELRRLNGELATAKAAYTRRLVADTAARAVLVTGRERLAGLGADEVAAAAAAAAEAGHGDGDAEAGPWLLTLSLFTSQPWLADLADADLRRDVFDASVARGSEGEHETLSTAMRIVRLRLEKARLLGASCWAEHALKDRAAPSVAAVEELLGALAGPAMANARADAAVVAGDGADVAPWDWPYVAAEHAREAFAVDAGALRPHFELNRVLTEGVFAAATALYGLSFTERPELAPHLYRPGIRVWEVADEAGTVVGLFVGDFFARATKSGGAWMHTVRDKAEALGERPVVFCTMNVPSPAAGRPALLTLDETTTLFHEFGHVLHGLLAEGEYASLTGTAVPRDVVEFPSQVNEYWLREPSLLDAYARHVETGEPLPEGTLERLEAADLWGEGYRTVEYLGATIVDWAWHTVTEETVEEATADPAAFERHALEAAGIDPDLVPPRYGTGYFKHIFGNDYAAGYYSYIWAEVLDADAVEWFRENGGMTRENGRRFAAELLSRGDTRDLLESYRAFRGRDAELEPLLRRRGLLAD from the coding sequence ATGACCCCAGTCACAGTCACGTTGCCCGAGGATCACCCCCTGCTGAGCCCCTCTCCCCTGCCCCTCGGGCTGCCCGACTTCGCCGCCGTGAGCGACGCCGAGCTGGCCGCGGGCCTGCGCCACGGCATGGCCGAGCACCGCGCCGAGGTGGAGGCGCTGCTCTCCTCGGCGGAGGACCCCACCTTCGAGAACACGGTGCGCGCCCTGGAGCTGTCCGGGCAGCTGCTGCGCCGTGTCGCCCCGATGTTCTTCACCCTCGTCGGCTCCGACGGCACGGATGCCCGGCAGGCGCTCGCCGAGGAGCTCTCCCCCGAGCTCGCCGCCCACGAGGACGCGATCCTGCTGGATCCGCGCCTGGCCGAGCGGGTGGCCGCCGTCGACGGCGCCGCCCTCACCGGGGAGGATGCACGCCTCCTCGAGCATCTGCGCGTCCGCCTGGAGCTGGCCGGGGCGCACCTGGCCCCCGCCGAGCGCGACGAGCTGCGCCGGCTCAACGGGGAGCTGGCCACGGCGAAGGCCGCCTACACGCGCCGCCTCGTCGCGGACACCGCGGCCCGTGCGGTCCTGGTGACGGGCCGCGAGCGCCTGGCCGGACTGGGGGCGGACGAGGTGGCAGCGGCCGCCGCGGCCGCGGCCGAGGCCGGTCATGGCGACGGCGACGCCGAGGCGGGCCCGTGGCTGCTCACCCTGTCCCTGTTCACCTCGCAGCCGTGGCTGGCGGACCTGGCGGACGCAGACCTGCGGCGGGACGTCTTCGACGCCTCGGTGGCGCGCGGCTCGGAGGGGGAGCACGAGACGCTGTCCACGGCGATGCGGATCGTGCGGCTGCGCCTGGAGAAGGCCCGGCTGCTCGGGGCGTCGTGCTGGGCGGAGCACGCCCTGAAGGACCGCGCCGCGCCCTCGGTGGCCGCGGTCGAGGAGCTGCTGGGTGCCCTGGCGGGGCCGGCCATGGCGAACGCCCGGGCGGACGCGGCCGTCGTCGCCGGGGACGGTGCGGACGTGGCCCCGTGGGACTGGCCGTACGTGGCGGCGGAGCATGCGCGGGAGGCGTTCGCGGTGGACGCGGGAGCGCTGCGCCCGCACTTCGAGCTGAACCGGGTGCTGACCGAGGGCGTGTTCGCGGCGGCGACGGCGCTGTACGGCCTCTCGTTCACCGAGCGCCCGGAGCTGGCGCCGCACCTCTACCGACCCGGGATCCGGGTGTGGGAGGTGGCGGACGAGGCGGGCACCGTCGTCGGGCTGTTCGTGGGCGACTTCTTCGCGCGCGCCACGAAGTCGGGCGGGGCGTGGATGCACACGGTGCGGGACAAGGCGGAGGCGCTCGGCGAGCGCCCGGTGGTGTTCTGCACCATGAACGTGCCGTCCCCCGCGGCGGGTCGGCCCGCCCTGCTGACGCTGGACGAGACCACGACGCTGTTCCACGAGTTCGGCCACGTGCTGCACGGCCTGCTGGCCGAGGGCGAGTACGCGTCGCTCACCGGCACCGCGGTGCCGCGGGACGTCGTCGAGTTCCCGAGTCAGGTGAACGAGTACTGGCTGCGCGAGCCGTCGCTGCTGGACGCGTACGCGCGGCACGTGGAGACGGGCGAGCCGCTGCCGGAGGGCACGCTGGAGCGGCTCGAGGCGGCGGACCTGTGGGGCGAGGGCTACCGCACGGTGGAGTACCTGGGCGCCACGATCGTGGACTGGGCGTGGCACACGGTCACCGAGGAGACGGTGGAGGAGGCGACGGCGGACCCCGCCGCGTTCGAACGGCACGCCCTCGAGGCCGCGGGGATCGACCCGGACCTGGTGCCGCCGCGCTACGGCACGGGCTACTTCAAGCACATCTTCGGCAACGACTACGCCGCCGGGTACTACTCGTACATCTGGGCGGAGGTGCTGGACGCGGACGCCGTGGAGTGGTTCCGGGAGAACGGCGGCATGACCCGCGAGAACGGGCGCCGGTTCGCCGCGGAGCTGCTCTCCCGCGGCGACACCCGCGACCTGCTGGAGTCCTACCGGGCCTTCCGCGGCCGGGACGCCGAGCTCGAGCCGCTGCTGCGCCGCCGCGGGCTGCTGGCGGACTGA
- a CDS encoding DEAD/DEAH box helicase produces MSPRPLNLPLDQALIDQLSREFGLRAHNADGLRQLVFALSGDYDPAVPQVMDMCTGSGKTYLMAAFIEYLRRQGHRHVMVVTPSTVVQAKTVQNFTPGSRRHITGAAVHPQVTTPQDYSAWRAAQASPGGQLFGEGASQLFVFNIQQLIAPKQAEGETAGEGMAATQRRIRRFDESTGNLFDHLRAQDDLVVIADESHLYGTQAKAFHQAIRDLEPAATVGLTASASAKDHVVFRYPLHQAITDGMVKTPVIAYRSSGYPEVGGEELQLQDALVLLNAKQAAYEGYASETLGAKPVNAVLFVVCADVAHATEVAQLLRTPAYFGADDAVLQVDNAHDDVVTQQRLEDLDQPFSTVRAVVSVNKLKEGWDVRSIAVMVTLRALASETLTQQTIGRGLRLPFGQRTGDPQVDTLDILSHASVKKHLSSEKVLQEFGLVEAVRPQDADRTLPPVPTDPGTGADGNASGQEGVDVVGPDGTTNPPESTRTPDPRPTVAVREFGDTKDLDRQVSRPEPVRVGLQPKFQAIGGFQVLFPRVTSERVIAPLNLARLSDETIRSHARKVLDAGDVLHRQELLANRLKTRLQLHSVDQANVASVPVEPDDVARELERAALAVASLPRTATNLTQIKRYVVPTFIRQSDTAEWTVKSLASACDRLTDMLKQAVRDHERSATTADIVTPVPVPRTDHHLLPAGEVVHPRPEARGDFVVRRWYEGWQRSVFTAARFDSWTGEYALAELLDISPDITWWMRLEPAAGAGIAYTPRDTYYPDFLALDADGTHWIIEGKNDAGAGDATVQLKREAAQRIVRELIGMEEFMDQRWGYLIAYEGEIARADAWKDLLSASAPVVTPA; encoded by the coding sequence ATGAGCCCCCGACCGCTGAACCTTCCCCTGGACCAGGCGCTGATCGACCAACTCAGCCGGGAGTTCGGCCTCCGCGCGCACAACGCGGACGGCCTCCGTCAGCTCGTGTTCGCCCTCTCCGGGGACTACGACCCCGCCGTGCCGCAGGTCATGGACATGTGCACCGGCTCCGGCAAGACATACCTGATGGCCGCGTTCATCGAGTATCTGCGCCGACAGGGCCACCGCCACGTCATGGTGGTCACCCCTTCCACCGTGGTGCAGGCCAAGACCGTGCAGAACTTCACCCCCGGCTCCCGCCGCCACATCACCGGCGCCGCCGTGCACCCGCAGGTCACCACCCCGCAGGACTACTCCGCCTGGCGGGCCGCGCAGGCCTCCCCCGGCGGGCAGCTGTTCGGCGAGGGAGCCTCCCAGCTGTTCGTGTTCAACATCCAGCAGCTGATCGCCCCCAAGCAGGCCGAGGGCGAGACCGCCGGCGAGGGGATGGCCGCCACGCAGCGGCGCATCCGCCGGTTCGACGAATCCACCGGCAACCTGTTCGATCACCTGCGGGCGCAGGACGACCTGGTGGTCATCGCCGACGAGTCCCACCTCTACGGCACCCAGGCCAAGGCCTTCCACCAGGCCATCCGGGACCTCGAGCCGGCCGCCACCGTGGGCCTGACCGCCTCCGCGAGCGCGAAGGACCACGTGGTGTTCCGCTACCCGCTGCACCAGGCGATCACCGACGGCATGGTGAAGACCCCGGTGATCGCGTACCGCTCCTCCGGCTACCCGGAGGTCGGCGGCGAGGAGCTGCAGCTGCAGGACGCCCTCGTGCTGCTGAACGCCAAGCAGGCCGCCTACGAGGGCTATGCCTCGGAGACCCTGGGCGCGAAGCCGGTGAACGCGGTGCTGTTCGTGGTCTGCGCGGACGTCGCGCACGCCACCGAGGTGGCACAGCTGCTGCGCACCCCCGCCTACTTCGGTGCCGATGACGCCGTCCTCCAGGTGGACAACGCCCACGACGACGTGGTCACCCAGCAGCGCCTCGAAGACCTGGACCAGCCGTTCTCCACGGTGCGCGCCGTGGTGAGCGTGAACAAGCTCAAGGAGGGCTGGGACGTGCGCTCGATCGCCGTGATGGTGACCCTGCGTGCTCTGGCCTCCGAGACGCTGACTCAGCAGACCATCGGCCGTGGGCTGCGCCTGCCGTTCGGCCAGCGGACCGGGGACCCACAGGTGGACACCCTGGACATCCTCAGCCACGCCTCCGTGAAGAAGCACCTGAGCTCGGAGAAGGTCCTCCAGGAGTTCGGGCTCGTCGAGGCCGTCCGCCCACAGGACGCGGATCGTACGCTGCCGCCCGTGCCCACGGACCCGGGGACCGGCGCCGACGGCAATGCGTCCGGGCAGGAGGGGGTCGACGTCGTCGGCCCGGACGGAACCACGAACCCGCCGGAGTCGACCCGGACGCCCGACCCGCGGCCTACCGTGGCCGTGCGCGAGTTCGGCGACACCAAGGACTTGGACCGGCAGGTGAGCCGCCCGGAGCCGGTGCGAGTGGGCCTGCAGCCAAAGTTCCAAGCCATCGGCGGCTTCCAGGTGCTCTTCCCGCGTGTCACGAGCGAGCGGGTGATCGCGCCGCTGAATCTGGCGCGTCTGTCCGACGAGACCATCCGTTCCCACGCGCGCAAGGTCCTCGACGCGGGTGACGTCCTGCATCGCCAGGAGCTGCTGGCGAACCGGCTCAAGACCCGGCTCCAGCTGCACTCTGTGGACCAGGCCAACGTAGCGTCCGTGCCCGTGGAGCCCGACGACGTCGCCCGTGAGCTTGAGAGGGCCGCGCTCGCCGTGGCTTCGCTCCCGCGCACCGCGACAAACCTGACGCAGATCAAGCGGTACGTGGTTCCCACATTCATCCGTCAGAGCGACACCGCCGAGTGGACCGTGAAGTCCCTGGCGTCGGCCTGCGACCGGCTGACGGACATGCTCAAGCAGGCGGTGCGGGACCACGAACGCTCCGCCACTACAGCGGACATCGTGACGCCTGTGCCCGTGCCGCGGACCGACCATCACCTGCTGCCCGCCGGCGAGGTCGTCCATCCCCGACCGGAGGCTCGGGGCGACTTCGTGGTGCGCCGGTGGTACGAGGGCTGGCAGCGCAGCGTGTTCACCGCCGCCCGCTTCGACTCCTGGACCGGCGAGTACGCCCTGGCCGAGCTACTGGACATCTCCCCGGACATCACCTGGTGGATGCGTCTGGAGCCCGCCGCCGGGGCCGGCATCGCCTACACCCCGCGGGACACCTATTACCCGGACTTTCTGGCACTGGACGCCGACGGCACCCACTGGATCATCGAGGGAAAGAACGACGCCGGCGCCGGGGACGCGACCGTGCAGCTCAAGCGGGAGGCCGCCCAGCGTATCGTGCGTGAGCTGATCGGCATGGAGGAGTTCATGGACCAGCGGTGGGGCTACCTCATCGCCTACGAGGGCGAGATCGCCCGGGCCGACGCGTGGAAGGACCTGCTCTCCGCGAGTGCGCCGGTGGTGACGCCTGCCTGA
- a CDS encoding site-specific DNA-methyltransferase, protein MARTRLELTWANKDRALIPTEHGRYGYTWVDPRDPRYCEVRPLVLGEQVTGQQASKDDAGHYTERADLAPQSDNLLIHGESGDVLEALTLVPELAEQYVGKVKCVYIDPPFNTAQTFANYEDNLEHSIWLTMMRDRLLHLRTLLSNDGSIWVHLDDVEVHRMRVLMDEVFGAGNFVAEVVWQKADSPRNDAAGFSKSHDVILVYSRTDVWSPNRVARLKSSNTSRYKSRDGDPVPWRDGDATAPGAATHQGMVYGIQHPVTGKMIYPTPGRHWGLSQEQMLANMRQYAPYELQDLGDDFERARICGVRPDEVRRGVLGIALATDLKSARSAAQARYEHGNWPEIVMLGLKEKFQRKKHLADDGRVPETLWKGVDVGGNLRAKNQLKQLFPEVSPFATPKPEELLERVIHIATNPGDVVLDVFAGSGTTAAVAQKMGRRWVTCELVEDTLVRFTRPRLEKVVRGEDPGGVTSVAGERVAADGVELPEGVSAEDAQAFTSVLNKVVKADPGGTLATDPAVKRLKALTKTVKTKPAVHWRGGGGFITATLAPPVFDYDPDLQLVTLTEHATGPTLVRSVAANLGFRLTPEHPHFHGVKNRMRLVVVEGTVTEATALDLAAHLAEGEGLTIAALGREEGMQEALRRAARGVRVLHVPDDLFRHGGTAAEEETA, encoded by the coding sequence GTGGCACGCACCCGTCTGGAACTGACCTGGGCCAACAAGGACAGGGCGCTAATCCCCACGGAGCACGGCCGCTACGGCTACACGTGGGTGGACCCACGGGACCCGCGCTACTGCGAGGTGCGCCCGCTGGTGCTGGGCGAGCAGGTGACGGGGCAGCAGGCCTCCAAGGACGACGCCGGCCACTACACCGAGCGGGCGGACCTGGCCCCGCAGTCGGACAACCTCCTCATCCACGGGGAATCCGGGGACGTGCTGGAAGCCCTGACCCTGGTCCCGGAGCTGGCTGAGCAGTACGTGGGCAAGGTCAAGTGCGTGTACATCGATCCGCCGTTCAACACGGCGCAGACCTTCGCCAACTACGAGGACAACCTCGAGCACTCCATCTGGCTGACGATGATGCGGGACCGCCTGCTCCACCTGCGCACGCTGCTCAGCAATGACGGCTCCATCTGGGTGCATCTGGACGACGTCGAGGTGCACCGCATGCGCGTCCTCATGGACGAGGTGTTCGGTGCGGGGAACTTCGTGGCTGAGGTGGTCTGGCAGAAGGCCGACTCGCCACGCAATGATGCGGCGGGGTTCTCCAAATCCCATGACGTAATTCTGGTGTACTCGCGGACTGACGTCTGGTCACCAAATCGAGTTGCGCGCCTCAAGTCCTCAAACACAAGCCGCTACAAGTCTCGCGACGGGGACCCGGTACCGTGGCGTGATGGTGACGCAACAGCACCGGGTGCCGCCACGCACCAAGGGATGGTCTACGGGATCCAGCACCCGGTCACGGGAAAAATGATCTACCCGACCCCAGGGCGACACTGGGGTCTGAGCCAGGAGCAGATGCTGGCAAACATGCGCCAGTATGCACCTTACGAATTGCAGGACCTTGGCGATGACTTCGAGCGTGCGCGGATATGTGGCGTTCGCCCGGACGAGGTGCGCCGCGGCGTCCTGGGGATTGCGCTCGCCACGGATCTCAAATCCGCGCGCTCGGCGGCACAGGCACGCTATGAGCACGGCAATTGGCCCGAAATCGTCATGTTGGGCCTCAAGGAGAAGTTCCAGCGGAAGAAGCACCTGGCTGACGATGGCCGTGTCCCGGAAACTCTCTGGAAGGGCGTGGACGTCGGAGGAAATCTGCGAGCGAAGAACCAGCTAAAACAGTTATTCCCCGAAGTCTCTCCTTTTGCTACGCCCAAACCCGAGGAACTGCTGGAACGCGTCATCCATATCGCCACAAACCCCGGGGACGTCGTGCTGGACGTGTTCGCCGGCTCTGGCACCACGGCGGCGGTGGCCCAGAAGATGGGGCGCCGCTGGGTGACGTGCGAACTCGTGGAGGACACGCTAGTGCGCTTCACCCGGCCGCGGCTGGAGAAGGTGGTGCGCGGAGAGGACCCCGGCGGCGTCACCTCCGTCGCCGGCGAGCGCGTGGCGGCGGACGGCGTCGAACTGCCTGAGGGCGTCTCGGCCGAGGACGCCCAGGCGTTCACGTCTGTGCTGAACAAGGTCGTCAAGGCAGACCCGGGCGGGACTCTGGCCACAGACCCCGCGGTGAAGCGGCTGAAGGCACTGACCAAGACCGTCAAGACCAAGCCGGCCGTGCACTGGCGCGGTGGCGGCGGGTTCATCACCGCCACCCTCGCCCCGCCGGTCTTCGACTACGACCCGGACCTGCAGCTGGTCACCCTCACCGAGCACGCCACGGGCCCCACCCTGGTGCGCTCGGTGGCCGCGAACCTCGGCTTCCGCCTCACCCCTGAGCACCCGCACTTCCACGGCGTGAAGAACCGGATGCGGCTCGTCGTCGTGGAGGGCACCGTCACCGAGGCCACCGCCTTGGACCTCGCCGCCCACCTCGCCGAGGGCGAGGGCCTGACCATCGCCGCACTGGGCCGTGAGGAGGGCATGCAGGAGGCGCTGCGCCGCGCCGCCCGCGGCGTGCGCGTGCTGCACGTGCCCGACGACCTCTTCCGCCACGGCGGGACCGCTGCCGAGGAGGAGACCGCATGA
- a CDS encoding YebC/PmpR family DNA-binding transcriptional regulator, with protein MSGHSKWATTKHKKAALDAKRAKAFAKYIKGIEVAARAGGADLSGNPALDLAVTKAKKNSVPNDNIERAIKRGAGLTGEVIDYTEIMYEVRGPQGSALLVECLTDNKNRAAADVRAAVTRNGGTMADSGSVSFLFNRKGVVRLPAEGNTEDGLLEAVLEGGADAEEVVESGEEFEIVSEPSDLRAVAGALDAAGIAYETDELEFLPTMKTELDAKGARTFMKLVDALEELDDVQSVFSNVDIAPEVMAELEED; from the coding sequence GTGTCCGGTCATTCCAAGTGGGCCACCACCAAGCACAAGAAGGCCGCCCTGGACGCCAAGCGCGCCAAGGCCTTCGCCAAGTACATCAAGGGCATCGAGGTCGCCGCCCGCGCCGGCGGCGCGGACCTGTCCGGCAATCCGGCCCTCGACCTGGCCGTCACCAAGGCCAAGAAGAACTCGGTGCCCAACGACAACATCGAGCGCGCCATCAAGCGCGGCGCCGGCCTGACCGGCGAGGTCATCGACTACACCGAGATCATGTACGAGGTCCGCGGGCCCCAGGGCTCGGCCCTGCTGGTGGAGTGCCTCACGGACAACAAGAACCGCGCCGCCGCGGACGTCCGCGCCGCGGTCACCCGCAACGGCGGCACCATGGCCGACTCCGGCTCCGTGTCCTTCCTCTTCAACCGCAAGGGCGTCGTGCGCCTGCCCGCCGAGGGCAACACAGAGGACGGCCTGCTCGAGGCCGTGCTCGAGGGCGGCGCGGACGCCGAGGAGGTCGTGGAGTCCGGCGAGGAGTTCGAGATCGTCTCCGAGCCCTCGGACCTGCGCGCCGTGGCCGGCGCCCTGGACGCCGCCGGCATCGCCTACGAGACCGACGAGCTCGAGTTCCTGCCGACCATGAAGACCGAGCTGGACGCCAAGGGCGCCCGCACCTTCATGAAGCTCGTGGACGCCCTCGAGGAGCTCGACGACGTGCAGTCGGTGTTCTCCAACGTGGACATCGCCCCCGAGGTCATGGCCGAGCTCGAGGAGGACTGA
- the ruvC gene encoding crossover junction endodeoxyribonuclease RuvC gives MAAGPVDVVRVLGVDPGLTRCGIAVVDVDARRRASLVHVEVVGTPADTPLDARLLRIDEAVTAVLGRFAPARAAVERMFANNNTPTVLGTAQAAGVAIAAAARAGVPVGLHTPSEVKAAVTGDGDAGKEQVTAMVTRILRLDAPPRPADAADALALAIAHAWRGTALGVAAGHTGLDTASLTSRTGASRGAGGTRVRRAPTTALTPAQQAWLAAERSASARPGRRA, from the coding sequence ATGGCGGCCGGGCCCGTCGACGTCGTCCGCGTGCTCGGGGTGGACCCCGGGCTCACCCGCTGCGGGATCGCCGTGGTGGACGTGGACGCCCGTCGGCGGGCCTCGCTCGTCCACGTCGAGGTCGTGGGGACCCCGGCGGACACCCCTCTGGACGCGCGCCTGCTGCGCATCGACGAGGCCGTGACCGCGGTGCTCGGCCGGTTCGCGCCGGCCCGGGCCGCCGTCGAGCGCATGTTCGCCAACAACAACACCCCCACCGTGCTCGGCACGGCGCAGGCCGCCGGCGTGGCGATCGCGGCGGCCGCCCGCGCGGGCGTCCCGGTGGGCCTGCACACCCCCTCCGAGGTGAAGGCCGCCGTCACCGGGGACGGCGACGCCGGCAAGGAGCAGGTCACCGCCATGGTCACCCGCATCCTGCGCCTGGACGCCCCGCCCCGCCCGGCCGACGCCGCCGACGCCCTCGCCCTGGCCATCGCCCACGCCTGGCGCGGCACCGCCCTCGGCGTGGCCGCCGGCCACACCGGGCTCGACACCGCGTCCCTGACCTCCCGCACCGGCGCCTCCCGCGGGGCCGGCGGCACCCGCGTCCGCCGCGCGCCGACGACGGCCCTCACCCCCGCGCAGCAGGCGTGGCTGGCCGCCGAGCGCTCGGCTTCGGCCCGCCCGGGCCGGCGCGCCTGA
- the ruvA gene encoding Holliday junction branch migration protein RuvA → MIASLSGTVEHVSLDHAVITAGGVGLAFAATPQTLATLHEGRAATVQTHLVVKEDALTLYGFADRAEREVFEVLLGANGVGPRLALAILAVHHPEHVRRAVTEEDEKALTLVPGIGPKMARKIIVDLAGRLPPSGDTPDEEAVPAADVPEDAWHADVVQAMTGLGWSEKEAAKAVAATVAAHPDVAGSGDVAALLRTTLRDVGTAAAVRGGRTR, encoded by the coding sequence TTGATCGCATCCCTGAGCGGCACCGTCGAGCATGTGAGCCTCGACCACGCCGTGATCACGGCCGGGGGAGTGGGCCTGGCGTTCGCGGCCACGCCGCAGACCCTGGCCACGTTGCACGAGGGGCGGGCGGCCACCGTCCAGACCCACCTCGTGGTGAAGGAGGACGCCCTGACCCTCTACGGCTTCGCGGACCGCGCCGAGCGCGAGGTCTTCGAGGTCCTGCTGGGCGCCAACGGGGTCGGCCCGCGCCTGGCCCTGGCGATTCTGGCCGTGCACCACCCCGAGCACGTCCGGCGCGCCGTGACGGAGGAGGACGAGAAGGCCCTCACGCTCGTGCCGGGCATCGGCCCGAAGATGGCCCGCAAGATCATCGTGGACCTCGCCGGCCGCCTGCCCCCCTCGGGGGATACGCCGGACGAGGAGGCCGTGCCGGCCGCGGACGTGCCCGAGGACGCGTGGCACGCCGACGTCGTGCAGGCCATGACCGGCCTGGGCTGGTCCGAGAAGGAGGCGGCCAAGGCCGTCGCCGCCACCGTGGCCGCCCACCCGGACGTGGCCGGCTCCGGGGACGTCGCCGCCCTGCTGCGCACCACGCTGCGCGACGTCGGCACCGCCGCCGCCGTGCGAGGGGGCCGGACCCGATGA